The Hymenobacter sp. GOD-10R genome includes a window with the following:
- a CDS encoding single-stranded DNA-binding protein, with amino-acid sequence MAAGVNKVILVGNLGKDPEVRHLEGGTTVARFTLATNDYYKDKSGNRVERTEWHNVALWRDLAEVAEKYLRKGQQVYLEGRIRTRQYQDKDNQTRYITEIVAEELTMLGGRPQADQQAEPVTDAAAPEAQTFRQEPELDQLPF; translated from the coding sequence ATGGCAGCAGGAGTTAACAAAGTAATTTTGGTTGGAAACTTAGGCAAAGATCCGGAAGTACGTCACCTCGAAGGAGGTACTACAGTAGCCCGGTTTACGCTCGCCACCAATGATTACTACAAAGATAAAAGTGGTAACCGTGTTGAGCGGACGGAGTGGCACAACGTTGCCCTGTGGCGTGACTTGGCAGAGGTAGCCGAAAAGTACCTGCGCAAAGGACAACAGGTGTATCTTGAAGGTCGTATCCGGACGCGGCAATACCAGGACAAGGATAACCAGACGCGCTACATCACCGAGATAGTAGCCGAGGAGCTAACCATGCTAGGTGGCCGGCCGCAGGCAGACCAACAAGCTGAGCCTGTCACCGACGCTGCGGCTCCAGAGGCACAAACGTTCCGGCAAGAACCGGAACTCGATCAACTTCCTTTTTAA
- a CDS encoding Rne/Rng family ribonuclease, with protein MSNELVINSTQEGERIALLQDKRLIEYHFDRNDTNYSVGDIFLGTVKKVMPGLNAAFIDIGYQKDAFLHYGDLGEQFPSLTKWVKGVQSQKITVGALKNFQLEGPLDKVGKAADVLKKGQQMLVQIVKEPISTKGPRLSTDISMAGRYLVLVPFSNTISISKKIVSKTERERLKRLIASIKPDNFGVIIRTVAEGREVAELDKDMQSMVANWEQLFQTLRTAKERDKILGELGRTSSMIRDMLNESFDAITVDSAPMYEEMHGYLEKIAPDKVNLLRHYTGKVKLFEQVNIEKQLKTLFGKTVTVPGGGYLVIEHTEALHVIDVNSGNKSNQENDQEATALAVNLAAAKEVARQLRLRDMGGIIVVDFIDMKSPESRKKVEDAVKDIMKADKARFTILPITKFGLLQITRQRVRPAENIVTGEVCPTCGGTGKISASILVTDEIDNSIEDLLVTQNQSGITLFVHPFLHAYYTKGLVSKQMKWYLKYYKWVKVMKDTSLGLTDYRIEDERGEEIEIHSSAAAMARLQDREVEITD; from the coding sequence TTGAGTAACGAATTAGTCATTAATTCTACTCAGGAAGGAGAACGAATTGCTCTGCTTCAGGATAAGCGGCTTATCGAATACCATTTCGACCGCAACGACACCAACTATTCTGTTGGTGACATTTTCCTGGGCACTGTCAAGAAAGTTATGCCCGGTCTGAACGCAGCGTTCATTGACATTGGGTACCAGAAGGACGCTTTTCTACACTATGGCGACCTAGGGGAACAATTTCCCTCGCTCACCAAATGGGTGAAAGGTGTTCAATCGCAGAAAATTACCGTCGGGGCTCTGAAGAATTTTCAGTTAGAAGGGCCACTCGATAAAGTCGGTAAGGCTGCCGACGTGCTCAAGAAGGGCCAGCAAATGCTGGTTCAGATTGTAAAAGAGCCTATCTCGACGAAAGGTCCGCGCCTTTCAACGGATATTTCAATGGCGGGTCGTTACCTCGTACTCGTACCATTTTCCAATACTATCAGCATTTCCAAAAAGATTGTAAGCAAGACAGAGCGTGAGCGCCTTAAGCGGCTCATTGCTTCTATCAAGCCCGACAATTTTGGTGTCATTATCCGTACCGTAGCCGAAGGTCGTGAGGTAGCGGAGCTCGATAAGGATATGCAGAGCATGGTAGCTAATTGGGAACAGCTCTTCCAGACCCTACGCACCGCTAAGGAGCGTGACAAAATACTGGGAGAATTGGGCCGCACTAGCTCTATGATTCGTGATATGCTTAACGAGTCGTTCGATGCCATTACGGTAGACTCGGCGCCGATGTACGAGGAGATGCATGGGTATTTGGAGAAGATTGCGCCCGATAAAGTGAACCTGCTACGCCACTACACTGGTAAGGTGAAGTTGTTTGAGCAGGTTAATATCGAGAAGCAGCTAAAAACGCTTTTTGGCAAGACCGTAACTGTGCCCGGCGGGGGCTACCTCGTTATTGAGCACACGGAAGCGTTGCACGTGATTGACGTAAACTCGGGCAACAAGAGCAACCAAGAAAACGATCAGGAAGCTACTGCCTTAGCCGTAAACCTAGCCGCGGCCAAGGAAGTAGCGCGCCAATTACGCTTGCGTGATATGGGCGGCATTATCGTCGTCGACTTTATTGATATGAAGTCGCCTGAGAGCCGTAAGAAAGTGGAAGATGCCGTAAAGGACATCATGAAAGCGGATAAAGCACGCTTCACTATTCTACCCATTACCAAATTTGGCTTGCTACAGATTACGCGGCAGCGGGTACGCCCTGCCGAGAACATTGTGACCGGCGAAGTATGCCCGACTTGCGGAGGTACGGGCAAAATATCGGCTTCTATTTTGGTGACCGACGAAATTGACAACAGCATCGAAGATTTGCTGGTGACACAAAATCAATCGGGCATCACTTTGTTTGTACACCCATTCTTGCATGCTTACTATACCAAAGGATTGGTGTCGAAGCAAATGAAGTGGTATTTGAAATACTACAAGTGGGTGAAGGTGATGAAAGATACCAGCTTAGGCCTCACTGATTACCGGATTGAAGACGAGCGCGGCGAAGAGATTGAAATACATTCTTCGGCTGCCGCAATGGCTCGTTTGCAAGACCGCGAAGTAGAGATCACAGATTAA
- the mutY gene encoding A/G-specific adenine glycosylase — translation MPWRQTRDPYAIWLSEVILQQTRVRQGLPYYHDFITTYPIVHDLAAASEDEVLRHWQGLGYYSRARNMHHTAQQVVREYDGQFPNTYAELLKLRGVGQYTAAAIASFAFGEKVAVLDGNVYRVLARVFGITADIAAPATRKQFQQLADSLISADAPDQFNQAIMEFGAIQCTPVNPDCLFCPLQSQCFAFQHGMVNELPVKSKAKAGRTRYFHYLVLRYGDTIYLRKRAAKDIWQGLYDFALTETDAPTLPAVEVLEAVEKLGGTVATNRVAEPTETYRHVLSHQKVEAKFQPIWLSEPLPDEALIGSGLAPFTAAEAEQLPKPILIVNYLQKTSF, via the coding sequence TTGCCTTGGCGCCAGACCCGCGACCCTTATGCCATCTGGCTTTCCGAAGTCATTCTGCAACAAACTCGTGTTCGCCAAGGGCTCCCCTACTACCACGATTTCATCACTACCTATCCTATTGTTCATGACCTAGCCGCGGCGTCTGAAGACGAAGTACTTCGTCACTGGCAGGGCCTAGGCTACTATTCGCGGGCTCGCAACATGCACCATACGGCCCAACAAGTAGTGCGTGAGTATGATGGCCAGTTTCCGAATACGTATGCGGAACTACTGAAGCTGCGTGGCGTGGGCCAGTACACGGCGGCGGCAATTGCCTCCTTTGCCTTTGGTGAAAAGGTAGCGGTGCTCGATGGTAACGTTTATCGGGTGCTGGCGCGGGTATTTGGCATAACGGCCGACATTGCGGCGCCGGCAACACGCAAGCAGTTTCAGCAGCTAGCCGACTCCCTGATTTCAGCTGACGCGCCAGATCAGTTCAACCAGGCTATCATGGAGTTCGGAGCTATTCAGTGTACCCCCGTTAATCCAGATTGCCTGTTCTGCCCGCTACAGAGCCAGTGCTTTGCCTTCCAGCACGGAATGGTAAACGAGCTACCGGTGAAGAGCAAGGCCAAAGCCGGACGCACTCGCTATTTCCACTACCTGGTGCTTCGCTATGGCGACACAATCTATCTGCGCAAACGCGCAGCAAAAGATATCTGGCAGGGGCTCTACGATTTCGCACTAACCGAAACAGACGCGCCTACATTACCTGCAGTAGAAGTTCTAGAAGCCGTGGAAAAGCTAGGTGGTACTGTTGCTACTAACCGGGTGGCAGAGCCTACCGAAACGTACCGACACGTACTCAGTCATCAGAAAGTAGAGGCGAAGTTTCAACCCATTTGGTTAAGCGAACCATTGCCTGACGAGGCCCTTATTGGGTCAGGCTTAGCCCCCTTTACCGCCGCTGAAGCAGAGCAATTACCCAAGCCTATTCTCATCGTTAATTACTTGCAAAAGACGAGTTTTTAG
- the nth gene encoding endonuclease III: MRKPERFRRFLDYFTTNFPEPKTELHYGNPYELIVAVVLSAQCTDKRVNLVMPALLEQFPTPYQLGAASAEEIYPFIRSVSYPNNKAKHLAGLGRMLVSEFGGEVPSTIEELQRLPGVGRKTANVVVSVIYNQPAMAVDTHVFRVSHRLGLVNRTATTPLAVEKELLRYTPEEVVAKAHHWLILHGRYICVARQPKCGICPLTDCCRYYEVNFGAAPSKPLPPPEAADII; this comes from the coding sequence ATGCGTAAGCCCGAGCGGTTCCGTCGCTTTCTAGACTACTTTACCACCAACTTTCCGGAGCCCAAGACTGAGTTGCACTACGGCAACCCGTACGAGCTCATTGTGGCTGTTGTGCTCAGCGCTCAGTGTACTGATAAGCGCGTGAACTTGGTGATGCCAGCCTTACTGGAGCAGTTTCCAACGCCTTATCAGCTAGGAGCAGCTTCAGCTGAAGAAATCTATCCGTTTATCCGGAGTGTTTCTTACCCTAATAACAAGGCAAAGCACTTAGCCGGCCTAGGTCGGATGCTGGTTAGTGAGTTTGGTGGCGAAGTACCTAGCACCATCGAAGAGTTGCAGCGCCTGCCAGGCGTAGGCCGCAAAACGGCTAACGTGGTTGTGTCCGTTATTTACAATCAGCCTGCCATGGCCGTTGATACGCACGTCTTCCGCGTGTCGCACCGGCTAGGTTTGGTCAACCGTACGGCAACTACGCCACTAGCTGTTGAAAAAGAGCTTCTGCGCTACACGCCGGAAGAAGTGGTGGCTAAGGCGCACCATTGGTTGATCTTGCACGGCCGCTATATCTGTGTGGCTCGGCAGCCCAAATGTGGTATTTGCCCACTTACGGACTGCTGCCGTTACTATGAGGTAAACTTCGGAGCTGCCCCTAGCAAACCTTTGCCCCCTCCTGAAGCAGCTGATATAATTTAA
- the gldD gene encoding gliding motility lipoprotein GldD encodes MLPFSFLRSACFALTGLLLVACTSTSDYTPKPKGYNRIDLPPHSYQQLAPGHPYTFEYSRYARVLRDSSYLAQPHWINLYYPQYHASVQITYAAINRNPQVFNKLLEDARKLTSKHQIKASAIDEKVLQTPNGMRVSVFELSGEVPSQFQFYTTDSTRHFFRGALYFPTATSNDSLAPVIDYVKKDIVRLLNTLQYK; translated from the coding sequence ATGCTACCATTTTCATTTCTGCGTTCCGCATGCTTTGCGCTGACCGGGCTTCTACTTGTTGCCTGCACTTCTACTTCCGATTACACGCCCAAGCCAAAGGGCTATAACCGGATTGACTTGCCCCCGCATAGCTACCAGCAACTGGCCCCGGGTCATCCTTATACGTTTGAGTACTCACGCTATGCGCGGGTACTTCGCGACTCGTCTTACCTAGCTCAGCCGCACTGGATTAACTTGTACTACCCGCAGTATCATGCCAGCGTGCAGATTACCTACGCCGCCATAAATCGCAATCCGCAGGTGTTTAACAAGCTTTTGGAGGACGCGCGCAAACTCACGAGCAAGCACCAGATCAAGGCTTCTGCCATTGATGAAAAAGTGTTACAAACGCCAAATGGAATGCGTGTATCGGTATTTGAGTTGTCCGGCGAAGTACCTAGTCAATTCCAGTTTTATACGACTGACAGCACACGACACTTCTTCCGCGGCGCACTATACTTCCCAACTGCTACATCCAACGATTCGCTAGCGCCCGTCATCGACTACGTCAAGAAAGATATTGTACGCCTGCTCAACACGTTGCAGTACAAGTAA
- a CDS encoding gliding motility lipoprotein GldB — MAKVDAPVQIERLEGSFFRIRNQTDAKQFLQQHQLFANQFLQQRQYPSQEVLAGTLVKLATNNGLQKLGKEAEAEFKDTNKLQGELKQLFQHVRYYFPSFRVPPVKTFVSGLSQDLFVNDSLMVISLDFFVGPKASYRPNVPGYILRRYTPAHLLPTVALAISSKYNKHELTNQTMLSEMVQFGKSLYFAERVLPCTPDSVIIGYTAKELAGVEFNEGKVWAHFLEKNLLYNTSPFTVQKYVGERPDVPEIDKTAPGRIGAWVGWQIVRKYMAEHPSVTLAQLMSDKNAQHILNESRYRPKRRQ, encoded by the coding sequence GTGGCGAAAGTAGACGCTCCTGTGCAAATAGAGCGACTGGAAGGCTCCTTCTTCCGGATTCGAAATCAAACGGATGCCAAGCAATTCTTGCAGCAACACCAACTATTCGCAAACCAGTTTTTGCAGCAGCGTCAATATCCTTCGCAAGAAGTATTGGCGGGCACATTGGTGAAGCTTGCTACTAATAATGGCTTGCAGAAGCTAGGCAAGGAGGCAGAAGCTGAGTTCAAGGACACCAACAAGCTGCAAGGTGAGCTGAAGCAGTTATTTCAGCATGTGCGCTATTATTTCCCGTCGTTTCGAGTGCCACCCGTGAAGACATTTGTGAGCGGCCTGAGTCAGGATCTGTTCGTGAATGATAGTCTTATGGTAATTAGCCTCGACTTTTTTGTGGGGCCAAAAGCTAGCTATCGTCCTAACGTGCCCGGTTATATTCTGCGGCGATATACGCCGGCGCATTTGTTACCAACGGTGGCGTTGGCAATATCGAGTAAATACAACAAGCATGAGTTGACCAATCAAACGATGCTCAGTGAGATGGTGCAGTTTGGTAAGTCACTTTACTTTGCTGAGAGGGTACTACCCTGCACGCCCGATTCAGTTATCATTGGCTATACGGCCAAAGAGCTAGCCGGCGTCGAATTCAACGAAGGCAAAGTATGGGCGCACTTCTTGGAGAAAAACCTACTTTATAACACCAGCCCATTTACTGTTCAAAAGTATGTGGGCGAGCGGCCCGACGTTCCCGAAATTGATAAGACGGCGCCAGGACGCATAGGTGCGTGGGTAGGCTGGCAGATTGTACGCAAGTATATGGCGGAGCATCCTAGCGTAACCCTGGCCCAGCTTATGTCTGACAAAAACGCGCAACACATCCTGAACGAATCGCGCTATCGACCTAAGCGGCGGCAGTAG
- a CDS encoding tetratricopeptide repeat protein, translating to MARSSSHQFIVLTVAVALTAGLFLLPKVIVKPKEGKGELTQDAARTANRDGGGPAVNGSKAVASSGEQPTVAAGATPEQPHMAIGATQRRELSQLLHKYNAEGDPTAKLRLATDLAVKYKAAEKFDSAGYYYEQVAQARPGEQAWKRAADEYFEAFSFAATEERAKLLGAKVRDLYDRVLKNNPDNLDAKTNLGMAYMASDNPVQGVTLLREVLATDPRNEKALYNLGVLSIQSNQYDRAVERFRELIKVNPDNVNGQFYLGVALAQTGAKEEAKAAFLKAKSLSTDPSLAASVDEQLQKLQ from the coding sequence ATGGCTCGTTCTTCTTCGCATCAATTTATTGTTCTGACCGTTGCTGTTGCCTTAACAGCGGGTTTGTTTCTATTGCCGAAGGTAATTGTTAAGCCTAAGGAAGGAAAAGGAGAGCTTACGCAAGATGCAGCTCGTACGGCTAACCGAGACGGCGGCGGACCTGCGGTAAACGGGTCTAAGGCAGTTGCTTCATCGGGTGAACAGCCTACGGTTGCGGCTGGGGCAACGCCAGAACAGCCGCACATGGCTATTGGTGCCACTCAGCGACGTGAACTCAGTCAGTTGCTGCACAAGTACAATGCGGAAGGAGATCCTACAGCTAAGCTCCGCCTAGCTACCGATCTGGCCGTCAAGTACAAAGCTGCTGAGAAGTTCGATAGCGCCGGTTATTACTACGAGCAAGTAGCACAGGCTCGGCCTGGCGAACAAGCTTGGAAACGGGCCGCTGACGAATACTTTGAAGCGTTTAGCTTTGCTGCAACGGAAGAGCGCGCTAAGCTTCTGGGCGCTAAAGTAAGAGATCTGTACGATCGGGTGCTGAAAAACAACCCCGATAACCTTGACGCTAAGACCAACCTAGGTATGGCCTATATGGCGAGCGACAATCCGGTGCAAGGCGTTACCTTGTTGCGAGAAGTACTCGCTACTGATCCTCGCAACGAGAAAGCACTGTACAACTTGGGCGTGCTGTCTATTCAAAGTAACCAGTACGACCGAGCCGTAGAACGTTTCCGTGAGTTAATCAAAGTAAACCCAGATAACGTAAACGGACAGTTTTATCTAGGAGTGGCACTAGCTCAAACAGGCGCTAAAGAAGAGGCGAAAGCCGCTTTCTTGAAGGCCAAAAGCTTGAGCACAGATCCTAGTCTTGCCGCCTCGGTAGACGAGCAGCTTCAAAAACTACAGTAG
- a CDS encoding RNA polymerase sigma factor encodes METMQPSDSALISLYIAGKEEAFELLLERHKSRVFTTIMLIVRDEAVAEDLLQDTFIKAIHTMKGGRYNEEGKFSSWICRIAHNLAIDFFRREKRNPLLNLDTTSHAFNSLSLSEEGAEATITREETHARLRELIQDLPAAQKEVLIMRHYGEMSFQEIADATGVSINTALGRMRYALINLRKKMAAQPIFYDQNVYPRETDPVPIQRIAG; translated from the coding sequence ATGGAAACCATGCAGCCGAGCGATTCCGCTTTGATCTCGCTCTATATTGCCGGTAAGGAAGAAGCTTTCGAGCTCCTGCTGGAGCGGCATAAAAGCCGCGTTTTTACCACAATCATGTTGATTGTGCGCGATGAAGCCGTAGCCGAAGATTTGCTGCAAGACACCTTCATCAAGGCCATTCACACGATGAAAGGCGGCCGTTACAACGAGGAGGGAAAATTCTCTTCTTGGATCTGCCGTATTGCACATAATTTAGCCATCGACTTCTTCCGGCGCGAAAAACGTAACCCTTTGTTGAATCTCGATACAACAAGCCACGCGTTTAATTCGTTGTCATTGTCAGAAGAGGGTGCGGAGGCTACCATCACCCGTGAGGAAACCCACGCCCGTCTTCGAGAGCTGATCCAGGACCTGCCCGCGGCACAGAAGGAAGTGCTCATCATGCGCCATTATGGTGAGATGAGCTTCCAGGAAATCGCCGATGCAACCGGGGTGAGCATCAATACAGCGTTAGGGCGTATGCGCTACGCATTGATCAACTTGCGGAAGAAGATGGCCGCGCAACCTATTTTCTATGATCAAAACGTTTACCCACGAGAAACTGATCCGGTACCTATACAACGAATTGCCGGCTGA
- a CDS encoding glycosyltransferase family 4 protein: MHIAVFSQYHTNPDCPATSRHYSLLTHIARTHRVTLITTRTWEAQRLTQQYSWLPEGVEMRAADVPYQNKMGVARRGLAFARYAAYAIREGLRIDKPDVIWGISTPLTAAWAAAQVARWRQVPWVFEVQDLWPAFPIQMEAIPRFTWRELYKMERKLYQQAKTIMTLSPDMTSYVQAVGQMAKNPWSFTPDKVQTVLNGTDLDLAAAATNETVAALRQELGLTDDQRVILYAGTFGRANDIPTLVQAAEQLAATLPNVVWLFMGHGFYEPLIREVAERCSAVRLVVPQPRHAVFAWFQLASLSIVSFLDLPVLDTNSPAKLYDSLSVGTPVIVTNDGWTKNLVEQYACGWYVRAGDAAALVEQLRHVLAQPALLEQAGKNGRVLAAEQFDRTKIAADVQQVLEQAARHV; this comes from the coding sequence GTGCACATTGCCGTTTTCAGTCAGTACCATACGAATCCCGACTGCCCAGCAACTAGCCGGCATTATTCGTTGCTGACGCATATTGCACGTACGCACCGGGTCACGCTCATCACCACTCGCACCTGGGAAGCGCAACGCCTGACACAGCAGTATTCCTGGCTACCCGAAGGCGTGGAAATGCGAGCAGCAGATGTGCCTTATCAGAACAAAATGGGCGTGGCGAGACGGGGGCTAGCTTTTGCTCGCTATGCTGCTTACGCCATACGTGAGGGACTGCGCATCGATAAGCCCGACGTTATTTGGGGAATCAGTACCCCTTTAACGGCCGCTTGGGCAGCAGCGCAAGTAGCACGATGGCGCCAAGTGCCGTGGGTCTTTGAGGTGCAGGATCTGTGGCCTGCTTTCCCGATTCAGATGGAGGCCATACCTAGGTTCACCTGGAGAGAGCTATACAAGATGGAACGTAAGCTATACCAGCAAGCGAAGACCATCATGACACTTTCGCCGGATATGACGAGCTACGTGCAGGCGGTGGGGCAGATGGCTAAAAATCCGTGGTCGTTTACTCCTGATAAGGTGCAAACGGTGCTCAATGGAACCGACCTCGACCTAGCCGCAGCAGCCACCAATGAGACCGTTGCGGCGTTGCGGCAGGAGCTAGGTCTTACTGATGATCAGCGGGTAATTCTATACGCGGGAACCTTCGGGCGGGCAAACGATATTCCCACGCTCGTGCAAGCAGCGGAGCAACTCGCTGCTACTTTGCCCAATGTAGTGTGGCTTTTTATGGGTCATGGCTTTTATGAGCCGCTTATCCGTGAGGTGGCTGAGCGCTGCTCGGCTGTTCGCTTAGTAGTGCCGCAGCCACGGCATGCCGTATTCGCGTGGTTTCAGTTGGCTTCTCTATCCATCGTGTCCTTCCTAGATCTGCCGGTGTTAGATACTAATTCACCCGCGAAGCTATACGATAGTCTATCCGTTGGCACACCGGTGATTGTGACCAATGACGGCTGGACCAAGAACTTGGTAGAACAATATGCGTGTGGGTGGTACGTGCGGGCTGGTGATGCGGCCGCTCTGGTAGAACAGCTAAGGCACGTGCTAGCTCAACCAGCCTTGTTGGAGCAGGCTGGTAAAAACGGACGTGTACTAGCCGCTGAACAGTTCGACCGCACAAAAATAGCAGCAGACGTGCAGCAGGTCTTGGAGCAGGCTGCTCGACATGTTTGA
- a CDS encoding porin family protein, producing MKKTLLSLLFVGTSATIASAQVEIGLKVSPSLAHLSANSPSATNFQSEGSKLRLGGGVIVDYFFGENYAFSTGLMLTGKGGSLSYQDDVLGTKQEREYSVQYLELPLTVKLYTNDVAPDTKLYFQVGGSANVGISGKINDKKFFDDPGTAAGETKALKYVIFPDASLLGAFGVEYQVGQSTKLLAGISYHRGLVNIDRYFDNTRKYNGVTIKNNEFALDLGIKF from the coding sequence TTGAAAAAAACGCTTCTCAGCTTACTCTTCGTAGGAACTTCTGCCACCATTGCTTCCGCCCAGGTCGAAATTGGCTTGAAAGTATCTCCTAGCTTAGCGCACTTAAGTGCTAACTCTCCTTCTGCTACCAACTTTCAGTCCGAAGGCTCTAAGCTGCGACTTGGAGGCGGAGTAATTGTTGATTATTTCTTCGGTGAGAACTATGCATTCAGCACAGGCTTGATGCTAACGGGCAAAGGCGGTTCCCTCTCCTACCAAGACGATGTGCTTGGAACCAAGCAGGAACGGGAGTATAGTGTTCAGTACCTAGAGTTGCCCCTCACCGTGAAGCTATACACAAACGATGTTGCACCCGATACTAAGCTTTACTTCCAAGTAGGTGGCTCGGCCAACGTCGGTATTTCAGGCAAAATCAACGACAAGAAGTTCTTTGATGACCCCGGCACTGCTGCCGGGGAGACTAAGGCGCTGAAGTACGTCATCTTTCCGGATGCTTCGCTGCTAGGGGCTTTTGGAGTTGAGTACCAAGTAGGCCAGAGTACCAAGCTTCTAGCGGGTATTTCTTATCACCGAGGCCTCGTGAACATTGACCGCTACTTCGATAACACGCGTAAGTACAACGGCGTGACCATCAAGAATAACGAGTTTGCTTTGGACCTAGGTATTAAGTTCTAA
- a CDS encoding HU family DNA-binding protein, which produces MTKAEVIAEIADKTGIEKADVSATVEAFFKVVKDSMADGSNIYVRGFGSFVNKKRAKKVARNISKNTSIIIDEHFIPSFKPSKTFISKIKNSKKIKEEAQA; this is translated from the coding sequence GTGACTAAAGCAGAAGTAATCGCCGAAATCGCCGACAAGACCGGCATTGAAAAAGCAGACGTTTCGGCTACCGTAGAGGCCTTTTTCAAAGTTGTGAAGGATTCGATGGCCGATGGCAGCAACATCTACGTGCGCGGCTTTGGAAGCTTCGTAAACAAGAAACGGGCAAAGAAAGTCGCCCGGAACATCTCGAAAAATACGTCGATCATCATCGACGAGCACTTCATTCCTAGCTTCAAGCCTTCGAAAACCTTCATCAGCAAGATTAAGAACAGCAAGAAGATTAAGGAAGAAGCGCAAGCCTAA